TTGTATGGTATGaaataattttactttttgtaCAGAGGTCGTGTGTTTGGATGATCAAAGTTCCATCTCAGGTGTGTGCCTGCCCAAACCAAATtgaatatttttgattgtgtgattgAACATGGTACACCAGGGGTGGACACGAGGGCAGTGTCCCtacaggttttacatgtgtccttgaaccaacacagctgatttaaatggctaaattatctcctcaacatgtcctgatgttctccagaggcctggtaacgaactaatcatgtgattcaggtgtgttgacccaaggtgagatctaaaacctgcagggacaccggccctcggggcctggaattgcccacccctgtggTACACGGACTATGGTGGGCATTCAGATATATTGCAATTAATGTGTTATTTTACAGATGAAGACCCTGTAACTAAAGTGGGTGGTGATGAAAGTTGCAGTTTAGGTGAATGCCTGGACATCTAACTAAATCATTAAAATTGACTTCTTATTTTGTTTGCATTACATTTCCAACCTTTACACACTTGTTTACTATGCTTGGTCATTGCACATTTGTAATATGCATCTTATTCTGCAGATGAACTTCCTGAAACCCTCATAGGACAAAATGTTGCAGAACAGGTAAAACCATGGCTTCTTTTTGAACAGACCAATTAATTTCTTATCATTGTCATAAATGTGGATATTTTCACAGTGCACCCTGCAAAAAGTATATCTTGGCTGAATGTGTTCATAGGATTTCCATCCAGAAACATCCAGCTCAGGTGAATTTGAAACAGGGAGAGTCAGAAAGAAAAGCCAGTCCAAGCAAAGGAAGGAGGAAAATGTAGGGTCATCTCTAGGTCCAGGTGGAGCAGTGAGCCAAGACATGTTACCACATGCAGTTATTGAGGCAAAAGAAGCTATGGAGGGAGCTGAAGAGCTATCTGAAGGTGCTGGAAATAGTGAGCTTTTGATAGATTTTGCAGAGTCCTTCAACACAACTCCAAAGTCGCCATCATGTAAGCATTATTTAGCATTTAGGGCTAACATCATATCATCAGACAAAATTGTAAATAAAGGTTTTCATTCTTCACTATTTGGTACTCAAGTTCCTGGAGTAAACCTAGATATTACTAATCCAGCAGTTAATAGAAGAATGTTTAGCAGTAGCTGTATGTTAATGTatgttactttgtgtttttatcccCAAGTGTATCTTCCACGTGTTCCATATGTGGAAGAGGCTTTAATTACATACAGCGAGGACAATCTACTGGGAGAAGGGACATTTGGCAAGGTATATAGAGGTTCTTTTCATGGTACTCCAGCAGCTGTTAAAAGGATCGTGTGTGGCCAACAAGGGATGGAGGACAGCGACATTCATCATGAGATAAATGTTTCACTGTAAGAACTTTGACACacttatttttgtttcattttcaaaatcgCTTGTTCCTCAAGCTGTAATgcctctattttttttatttttattttttttattaggaGACTGTCTCACCCCAACATCGTCAGACTAATGGCAGTTGCCCGCACTGAGTCCTGCTTTTTGTTGGCAGCTGAATACATTCATGGCGCAACCCTGCAGCAAGTGCTTCACACAGACAGCTGCTTGGTGAAGGTACCAATActcataattttatattgaatacattttgtgaataatcttAATACCATCATATTAAAACAGAACTTCTTATTGCTggcatttctttaaatatgtaCTTGAAACCATCTTTGCGTACAACATATAAAAAGactgattaattttttttctctcatgtttTCAACCATTTAGAATTACAAAATGATCTTTAATTGCCATATGCCAGAAAAGTATGAACTTAGTAAAATAATAATCTTAACTTTCTAATAATAAGCTTCTTTACTATTTTGGtagaattgcttttttttttacatggatGAGTTCAGACATTTTAGGTTTTCTTCTACAATATTCTTACAATATTTTTCAGGGATTTTGGTCCAGTCCTCCAGACAGGACTGGTGTAACTGAGTCAGATTTGTTGGCCAccttgctcacacaca
The sequence above is a segment of the Oreochromis aureus strain Israel breed Guangdong linkage group 3, ZZ_aureus, whole genome shotgun sequence genome. Coding sequences within it:
- the LOC116317742 gene encoding probable receptor-like protein kinase At5g18500 → MLPHAVIEAKEAMEGAEELSEGAGNSELLIDFAESFNTTPKSPSLYLPRVPYVEEALITYSEDNLLGEGTFGKVYRGSFHGTPAAVKRIVCGQQGMEDSDIHHEINVSLRLSHPNIVRLMAVARTESCFLLAAEYIHGATLQQVLHTDSCLVKFHKRTAIRDF